The following coding sequences lie in one Arachis ipaensis cultivar K30076 chromosome B03, Araip1.1, whole genome shotgun sequence genomic window:
- the LOC107631311 gene encoding uncharacterized protein LOC107631311 isoform X1: MSMRSWMMRRMGMAILVPPNPIPSIIPTFPRSFTTLTTPFLTTSRRLTLSAPSSSSSSHYHFSDFDAGEGDCVANAIPWNGSKVLLKGMTYTQLQKWVQSHGYRPGQAMMLWKRMYGNDIWAFHTDELEGLNKDFKKMLSEKAEFRALSLKEIRTAADGTRKILFALDDGMVVETVVIPCDRGRTTVCVSSQVGCAMNCQFCYTGRMGLRRHLTAAEIVEQAVFARRMLTSEVGSITNVVFMGMGEPLHNIDNVIKAADIMVDEQGLQFSPRKVTISTSGLVPQLRRFLHESKCALAVSLNATTDEVRNWIMPINRKYKLDLLLGTLREELCSKRNYKVLFEYVMLEGINDSDDDAKRLIELVKGIPCKINLISFNPHSGSFFRPTKEERMIEFRNTLAGGGCTVFLRLSRGDDQMAACGQLGKPGTIQAPLLRVPQQFQMAIGNSA, from the exons ATGAGTATGAGGAGTTGGATGATGAGGCGCATGGGAATGGCGATACTTGTGCCACCCAACCCTATTCCTTCCATAATCCCTACCTTCCCTCGCTCTTTCACCACCCTAACTACGCCGTTTCTCACTACTTCCCGCCGCCTAACTCTTTCAGCtccatcttcttcctcttcttctcatTACCACTTCTCTGATTTTG atgcaggagAAGGCGACTGCGTTGCAAATGCAATTCCATGGAATGGTTCTAAGGTGCTTCTTAAAGGGATGACTTATACTCAACTCCAA AAATGGGTTCAATCTCATGGATACAGACCCGGGCAGGCAATGATGTTATGGAAGCGTATGTATGGAAACGATATTTGGGCTTTTCATACTGATGAACTGGAAG GTTTGaacaaagatttcaagaagatGCTGAGTGAAAAAGCTGAGTTCAGGGCACTCTCTTTGAAAGAAATTCGCACAGCGGCTGATGGAACTAGGAAG ATTTTGTTCGCATTGGATGATGGGATGGTTGTAGAAACAGTTGTCATACCTTGCGATAGAGGCAGGACCACTGTGTGTGTTTCAAGTCAAGTTGGTTGTGCCATGAATTGCCAATTTTGCTATACTGGAAG AATGGGTCTCAGGAGACACCTTACTGCTGCAGAAATAGTAGAACAGGCAGTTTTTGCCCGTCGAATGCTTACCAGTGAAGTTGGTTCCATCACTAATGTTGTCTTTATG GGAATGGGAGAACCACTACATAACATTGATAATGTCATTAAAGCTGCAGATATTATGGTGGATGAGCAAGGGCTTCAATTCAGTCCCCGCAAGGTCACTATTTCTACCAGTGGGCTTGTTCCACAGCTCAGACGTTTCCTTCATGAATCCAAGTGTGCTTTAGCTGTTAGTTTGAATGCCACTACTGATGag GTGAGAAATTGGATCATGCCTATAAATCGGAAGTATAAGTTGGACTTGCTTCTGGGTACTCTTCGGGAGGAGCTTTGCTCGAAACGCAACTATAAAGTTCTTTTTGAGTATGTGATGCTTGAAGGAATTAATGACAG TGATGACGATGCAAAGAGGCTAATTGAGCTTGTGAAGGGAATTCCATGCAAGATCAATCTCATCTCATTCAACCCGCATAGTGGATCATTCTTCAGACCAACAAAAGAGGAGAGGATGATTGAGTTCCGGAACACATTGGCCGGTGGAGGGTGCACAGTCTTCTTGCGGCTCAGTCGTGGCGACGATCAGATGGCTGCCTGTGGTCAGTTAGGCAAGCCCGGCACCATTCAGGCACCGTTGCTCCGCGTACCACAGCAGTTCCAAATGGCTATTGGAAATTCAGCTTGA
- the LOC107631311 gene encoding uncharacterized protein LOC107631311 isoform X2, translating into MSMRSWMMRRMGMAILVPPNPIPSIIPTFPRSFTTLTTPFLTTSRRLTLSAPSSSSSSHYHFSDFGEGDCVANAIPWNGSKVLLKGMTYTQLQKWVQSHGYRPGQAMMLWKRMYGNDIWAFHTDELEGLNKDFKKMLSEKAEFRALSLKEIRTAADGTRKILFALDDGMVVETVVIPCDRGRTTVCVSSQVGCAMNCQFCYTGRMGLRRHLTAAEIVEQAVFARRMLTSEVGSITNVVFMGMGEPLHNIDNVIKAADIMVDEQGLQFSPRKVTISTSGLVPQLRRFLHESKCALAVSLNATTDEVRNWIMPINRKYKLDLLLGTLREELCSKRNYKVLFEYVMLEGINDSDDDAKRLIELVKGIPCKINLISFNPHSGSFFRPTKEERMIEFRNTLAGGGCTVFLRLSRGDDQMAACGQLGKPGTIQAPLLRVPQQFQMAIGNSA; encoded by the exons ATGAGTATGAGGAGTTGGATGATGAGGCGCATGGGAATGGCGATACTTGTGCCACCCAACCCTATTCCTTCCATAATCCCTACCTTCCCTCGCTCTTTCACCACCCTAACTACGCCGTTTCTCACTACTTCCCGCCGCCTAACTCTTTCAGCtccatcttcttcctcttcttctcatTACCACTTCTCTGATTTTG gagAAGGCGACTGCGTTGCAAATGCAATTCCATGGAATGGTTCTAAGGTGCTTCTTAAAGGGATGACTTATACTCAACTCCAA AAATGGGTTCAATCTCATGGATACAGACCCGGGCAGGCAATGATGTTATGGAAGCGTATGTATGGAAACGATATTTGGGCTTTTCATACTGATGAACTGGAAG GTTTGaacaaagatttcaagaagatGCTGAGTGAAAAAGCTGAGTTCAGGGCACTCTCTTTGAAAGAAATTCGCACAGCGGCTGATGGAACTAGGAAG ATTTTGTTCGCATTGGATGATGGGATGGTTGTAGAAACAGTTGTCATACCTTGCGATAGAGGCAGGACCACTGTGTGTGTTTCAAGTCAAGTTGGTTGTGCCATGAATTGCCAATTTTGCTATACTGGAAG AATGGGTCTCAGGAGACACCTTACTGCTGCAGAAATAGTAGAACAGGCAGTTTTTGCCCGTCGAATGCTTACCAGTGAAGTTGGTTCCATCACTAATGTTGTCTTTATG GGAATGGGAGAACCACTACATAACATTGATAATGTCATTAAAGCTGCAGATATTATGGTGGATGAGCAAGGGCTTCAATTCAGTCCCCGCAAGGTCACTATTTCTACCAGTGGGCTTGTTCCACAGCTCAGACGTTTCCTTCATGAATCCAAGTGTGCTTTAGCTGTTAGTTTGAATGCCACTACTGATGag GTGAGAAATTGGATCATGCCTATAAATCGGAAGTATAAGTTGGACTTGCTTCTGGGTACTCTTCGGGAGGAGCTTTGCTCGAAACGCAACTATAAAGTTCTTTTTGAGTATGTGATGCTTGAAGGAATTAATGACAG TGATGACGATGCAAAGAGGCTAATTGAGCTTGTGAAGGGAATTCCATGCAAGATCAATCTCATCTCATTCAACCCGCATAGTGGATCATTCTTCAGACCAACAAAAGAGGAGAGGATGATTGAGTTCCGGAACACATTGGCCGGTGGAGGGTGCACAGTCTTCTTGCGGCTCAGTCGTGGCGACGATCAGATGGCTGCCTGTGGTCAGTTAGGCAAGCCCGGCACCATTCAGGCACCGTTGCTCCGCGTACCACAGCAGTTCCAAATGGCTATTGGAAATTCAGCTTGA